The proteins below come from a single Burkholderia humptydooensis genomic window:
- the lpxA gene encoding acyl-ACP--UDP-N-acetylglucosamine O-acyltransferase: MSRIHPTAIIEPGAQLHETVEVGPYAIVGPNVTIGARTTVGSHSVIEGHTAIGEDNRIGHYASVGGRPQDMKYKDEPTRLVIGDRNTIREFTTIHTGTVQDKGVTTLGDDNWIMAYVHIGHDCRVGSHVVLSSNAQMAGHVEIGDWAIVGGMSGVHQFVRIGAHSMLGGASALVQDIPPFVIAAGNKAEPHGINVEGLRRRGFAPDAISALRSAYRILYKNNLSLEEAKVQLSELAQAGGDGDAAVKALVDFVESSQRGIIR; this comes from the coding sequence ATGAGCAGGATTCACCCCACGGCGATCATCGAGCCGGGCGCGCAGCTCCACGAGACGGTCGAGGTCGGCCCGTACGCGATCGTCGGTCCGAACGTGACGATCGGCGCGCGCACGACGGTCGGCTCGCACAGCGTGATCGAAGGCCATACGGCGATCGGCGAAGACAATCGCATCGGCCATTACGCGTCGGTGGGCGGCCGCCCGCAGGACATGAAGTACAAGGACGAGCCGACGCGGCTCGTGATCGGCGATCGCAACACGATCCGCGAATTCACGACGATCCACACGGGCACCGTGCAGGACAAGGGCGTCACGACGCTCGGCGACGACAACTGGATCATGGCGTACGTGCACATCGGCCACGACTGCCGCGTCGGCAGCCATGTGGTCCTGTCGAGCAACGCGCAGATGGCGGGGCACGTCGAGATCGGCGACTGGGCGATCGTCGGCGGGATGTCGGGCGTTCACCAGTTCGTGCGGATCGGCGCACATTCGATGCTGGGCGGCGCGTCGGCGCTCGTGCAGGACATTCCGCCGTTCGTGATCGCGGCAGGCAACAAGGCCGAGCCGCACGGGATCAACGTCGAAGGGCTGCGCCGCCGCGGCTTCGCGCCGGATGCGATTTCCGCGCTGCGCAGCGCGTACCGGATCCTGTACAAGAACAACCTGTCGCTCGAAGAGGCGAAGGTCCAGTTGAGCGAGCTCGCGCAGGCGGGCGGCGACGGCGACGCGGCGGTGAAGGCGCTCGTCGACTTCGTCGAGTCGTCGCAGCGCGGCATCATTCGCTGA
- a CDS encoding RnfH family protein, translating to MPKVQVCYALPERQTLVAVDVPAGATVRDAILASGVLALHPDVDLATLKTGIFGKLAPLDAPVADGDRVELYRPLIVDPKVARQRRVDKTRREGSIEGRKWLPKDSR from the coding sequence ATGCCGAAGGTTCAGGTCTGCTATGCGCTGCCCGAGCGGCAGACGCTCGTCGCCGTCGACGTGCCGGCCGGCGCGACCGTGCGCGACGCGATCCTCGCGAGCGGCGTGCTCGCGCTGCATCCCGACGTCGACCTCGCGACGCTGAAGACGGGCATTTTCGGCAAGCTCGCGCCGCTCGACGCACCCGTCGCCGACGGCGATCGCGTCGAGCTCTACCGGCCGCTCATCGTCGATCCGAAGGTTGCGCGGCAGCGCCGCGTCGACAAGACCCGCCGCGAGGGATCAATCGAGGGCCGCAAGTGGCTGCCGAAGGATTCGCGCTGA
- the smpB gene encoding SsrA-binding protein SmpB — protein MSIIDNRKAFFDYHIEERYEAGLVLEGWEVKALRAGRGQIKEGYVVVKNAEIFLIGTHISPLPEASTHIKPDPVRTRKLLLHRDEIKKLIGKVEQRGYTLVPLNFHYKGGRVKCEIGLAKGKKLHDKRETEKKRDWEREKARIMRSAT, from the coding sequence ATGAGCATCATCGACAATAGAAAAGCGTTCTTCGATTACCACATCGAAGAACGCTATGAAGCGGGGCTCGTGCTCGAGGGGTGGGAGGTCAAGGCGCTGCGCGCCGGGCGCGGCCAGATCAAGGAAGGCTACGTCGTCGTGAAGAACGCGGAGATCTTCCTGATCGGCACGCACATCAGCCCGCTGCCCGAGGCCTCGACGCACATCAAGCCCGATCCCGTCCGCACCCGCAAGCTGCTGCTGCATCGCGACGAGATCAAAAAGCTGATCGGCAAGGTCGAGCAGCGCGGCTACACGCTCGTGCCGCTGAACTTCCACTACAAGGGCGGTCGCGTGAAATGCGAGATCGGCCTGGCGAAGGGCAAGAAGCTGCACGACAAGCGCGAAACCGAGAAGAAGCGCGATTGGGAACGCGAGAAGGCGCGAATCATGCGGTCGGCCACGTGA
- the ppsA gene encoding phosphoenolpyruvate synthase, whose product MTNAANVAKDQAYVIPFEQLRMTDVEIVGGKNASLGEMISQLAEAGVRVPTGFATTALAFRNFLQHNNLTERIAQRLESLDIDDVKALAEAGAEIRKWIVDAPLQPRLEQEIRAQFEILKNGSPGELSFAVRSSATAEDLPDASFAGQQESYLNVVGIEDVLDRMKHVFASLYNDRAISYRVHKGFTHAEVALSAGVQRMVRSDVGAAGVMFTIDTESGFKDAVFITSSYGLGETVVQGAVNPDEFYVFKTTLAQGKYPIIRRSIGSKLIKMEFTQPGEPGRVKTVDVPHEQRNRYSITDDDVIELAKYAVIIEKHYQRPMDIEWGKDGRDGKIFILQARPETVKSQAHGKIEQRFKLKGQSQVLATGRAIGQKIGAGPVRVIQDPSEMERVQPGDVLVADMTDPNWEPVMKRASAIVTNRGGRTCHAAIIARELGVPAVVGCGDATNVLKDGSLVTVSCAEGDEGKIYDGLLETEVSEVQRGELPPVAVKIMMNVGNPQLAFDFSQLPNAGVGLARLEFIINNNIGVHPKAILEYPNVDADLKKAVESVARGHASPRAFYVDKLTEGIATIAAAFYPKPVIVRLSDFKSNEYKKLIGGSRYEPDEENPMLGFRGASRYIAEDFAQAFEMECVALKRVRDEMGLTNVEIMVPFVRTVKQAERVVGLLGKFGLKRGDNGLRLIMMCEVPSNAILAEEFLQHFDGFSIGSNDLTQLTLGLDRDSGMELLAVDFDERDPAVKFMLKRAIDTCRKLDKYVGICGQGPSDHPDFAKWLADEGIASISLNPDTVIETWQALAAKQ is encoded by the coding sequence ATGACTAACGCAGCAAACGTCGCAAAGGATCAGGCGTATGTAATTCCGTTCGAGCAGTTGCGAATGACCGATGTCGAAATCGTCGGCGGCAAGAATGCGTCGCTCGGCGAGATGATCAGCCAACTGGCCGAGGCAGGCGTGCGCGTGCCCACCGGTTTCGCAACGACCGCGCTCGCGTTCCGCAATTTTCTCCAGCACAACAACCTCACCGAACGCATTGCGCAACGTCTCGAGTCGCTCGACATCGACGACGTGAAGGCGCTCGCCGAAGCCGGCGCCGAGATCCGCAAGTGGATCGTCGACGCGCCGCTGCAGCCGCGCCTCGAGCAGGAAATCCGCGCACAGTTCGAGATCCTGAAGAACGGCTCGCCGGGCGAGCTGTCGTTTGCCGTGCGCTCGTCCGCCACTGCGGAAGACCTGCCCGACGCATCGTTCGCCGGTCAGCAGGAGTCGTATCTGAACGTCGTCGGCATCGAGGACGTGCTCGATCGGATGAAGCACGTGTTCGCGTCGCTGTACAACGACCGCGCGATCTCGTATCGCGTGCACAAGGGCTTCACGCATGCCGAGGTTGCGCTGTCGGCGGGCGTGCAGCGGATGGTGCGCTCGGACGTCGGCGCGGCCGGCGTGATGTTCACGATCGACACCGAATCGGGCTTCAAGGACGCCGTGTTCATCACGTCGAGCTACGGCCTCGGCGAAACCGTCGTGCAGGGCGCGGTGAACCCGGACGAGTTCTATGTGTTCAAGACCACGCTCGCGCAGGGCAAGTACCCGATCATCCGCCGCTCGATCGGCTCGAAGCTGATCAAGATGGAGTTCACGCAGCCGGGCGAGCCGGGCCGCGTGAAGACGGTCGACGTGCCGCACGAGCAGCGCAACCGCTATTCGATCACCGACGACGACGTGATCGAGCTCGCGAAGTACGCGGTCATCATCGAGAAGCACTACCAGCGCCCGATGGACATCGAGTGGGGCAAGGACGGCCGCGACGGCAAGATCTTCATCCTGCAGGCGCGCCCTGAAACGGTGAAGAGCCAGGCGCACGGCAAGATCGAGCAGCGCTTCAAGCTGAAGGGCCAGTCGCAGGTGCTCGCGACGGGCCGCGCGATCGGCCAGAAGATCGGCGCGGGTCCCGTGCGCGTGATCCAGGATCCGTCGGAGATGGAGCGCGTGCAGCCGGGCGACGTGCTCGTCGCCGACATGACCGACCCGAACTGGGAGCCGGTGATGAAGCGCGCGTCCGCGATCGTCACGAACCGCGGCGGCCGCACCTGCCACGCGGCGATCATCGCGCGCGAACTGGGCGTGCCGGCGGTGGTCGGCTGCGGCGACGCGACCAACGTGCTGAAGGACGGCTCGCTCGTTACAGTGTCGTGCGCGGAAGGCGACGAAGGCAAGATCTACGACGGCCTGCTCGAGACCGAGGTGTCCGAGGTGCAGCGCGGCGAACTGCCGCCCGTTGCGGTCAAGATCATGATGAACGTCGGCAATCCGCAGCTCGCGTTCGACTTCTCGCAATTGCCGAACGCGGGCGTCGGCCTCGCGCGCCTCGAGTTCATCATCAACAACAACATCGGCGTGCACCCGAAGGCGATCCTCGAGTACCCGAACGTCGACGCGGACCTGAAGAAGGCGGTCGAGAGCGTTGCGCGCGGCCACGCGTCGCCGCGCGCGTTCTACGTGGACAAGCTGACGGAAGGCATCGCGACGATCGCTGCGGCGTTCTATCCGAAGCCCGTGATCGTGCGCCTGTCCGACTTCAAGTCGAACGAGTACAAGAAGCTGATCGGCGGCTCGCGCTACGAGCCGGATGAGGAAAACCCGATGCTGGGCTTCCGCGGCGCATCGCGCTACATCGCGGAGGACTTCGCGCAGGCGTTCGAGATGGAGTGCGTCGCGCTCAAGCGCGTTCGCGACGAAATGGGCCTGACCAACGTCGAGATCATGGTGCCGTTCGTGCGCACGGTGAAGCAGGCGGAGCGCGTCGTCGGCCTGCTCGGGAAGTTCGGCCTGAAGCGCGGCGACAACGGCCTGCGCCTCATCATGATGTGCGAAGTGCCGTCGAACGCGATTCTCGCCGAAGAGTTCCTGCAACACTTCGACGGCTTCTCGATCGGCTCGAACGACCTGACGCAACTCACGCTCGGCCTCGACCGCGACTCGGGCATGGAACTGCTCGCCGTCGACTTCGACGAGCGCGATCCGGCCGTGAAGTTCATGTTGAAGCGCGCGATCGACACCTGCCGCAAGCTCGACAAGTACGTCGGCATCTGCGGTCAGGGCCCGTCCGATCACCCGGATTTCGCGAAGTGGCTCGCCGACGAAGGCATCGCGTCGATCTCGCTGAACCCGGACACGGTCATCGAGACGTGGCAGGCGCTCGCCGCAAAGCAGTAA
- a CDS encoding TrmH family RNA methyltransferase, with protein sequence MKAITSRDNPLYKRLKSLAGSTHQQRRGGQALLEGLHLASAYLDAAGQPELCVVTDGALAHAEAREIVARIEPARVVTLPDALFGQLSNVVNGVGLLLLVARPAPALPARVADTSVVLDGVQDAGNVGSILRSAAAAGVKRVFCAPGTAYAWSSKVLRSAMGAHFLLDIHEDIDAGTLIERLAIPVALTDSHGARAIYDCDLAGPLAWVFGNEGAGVSARWRDAATHRVTIPQPGGMESLNVAAAAAVCLFEQCRQQRAPGA encoded by the coding sequence ATGAAAGCGATCACTTCCCGCGACAATCCGCTGTACAAGCGCCTGAAGTCGCTCGCGGGCTCGACCCACCAGCAGCGCCGCGGCGGCCAGGCGCTCCTCGAGGGGCTGCACCTCGCGAGCGCCTATCTCGACGCGGCCGGGCAGCCGGAGCTCTGCGTCGTCACCGACGGCGCGCTCGCGCACGCGGAGGCGCGCGAGATTGTCGCGCGCATCGAGCCGGCGCGGGTCGTCACGCTGCCCGACGCATTGTTCGGGCAGTTGTCGAACGTCGTCAACGGCGTCGGGTTGCTGCTGCTCGTCGCGCGTCCGGCGCCCGCGTTGCCGGCGCGCGTCGCGGACACATCGGTCGTGCTCGACGGCGTGCAGGACGCGGGCAACGTCGGCTCGATCCTGCGCAGCGCGGCCGCGGCGGGCGTGAAGCGAGTGTTCTGCGCGCCGGGCACCGCGTACGCGTGGTCGTCGAAGGTGCTGCGCTCGGCGATGGGCGCGCATTTCCTGCTCGATATCCACGAGGACATCGACGCCGGCACGCTGATCGAGCGGCTCGCGATTCCGGTCGCGCTGACCGATTCGCACGGCGCGCGCGCGATCTATGATTGCGATCTGGCCGGGCCGCTCGCGTGGGTGTTCGGCAACGAAGGGGCGGGCGTGTCCGCCCGGTGGCGCGACGCGGCGACGCATCGCGTGACGATTCCGCAGCCGGGCGGGATGGAATCGCTGAACGTGGCGGCTGCGGCGGCGGTTTGTCTTTTCGAGCAGTGCCGGCAGCAACGCGCGCCCGGCGCGTGA
- the ppsR gene encoding posphoenolpyruvate synthetase regulatory kinase/phosphorylase PpsR has product MLPTVFIVSDGTGITAETFAHSILSQFDQKFRLVRVPFIDSIEKAYGTIQKINEAAQHDGRRPIVFTTLVDGESNEIVKRSNALVLDMFQRFVEPLEQELQLKSSHAMGRVHQNADTEEYKTRIEAINFSLAHDDGQSNRNLADADVILIGVSRSGKTPTSLYLAMQYGVKAANYPLIPEDFERGKLPTPLNPHRDKLFGLSIDPMRLSEIRNERRPGSKYAAPENCRYEINEAEAMMRRECVKWLSSTHKSIEEIATTILQEIKLERQSY; this is encoded by the coding sequence ATGCTTCCAACCGTATTCATCGTCTCCGACGGCACCGGGATCACCGCCGAAACCTTCGCGCATTCGATCCTGTCCCAGTTCGATCAGAAATTCCGGCTCGTGCGCGTGCCGTTCATCGATTCGATCGAGAAGGCGTACGGCACCATCCAGAAGATCAACGAGGCCGCGCAGCACGACGGCCGCCGGCCGATCGTGTTCACGACGCTCGTCGACGGCGAATCGAACGAGATCGTCAAGCGTTCGAACGCGCTCGTGCTCGACATGTTCCAGCGCTTCGTCGAACCGCTCGAGCAGGAACTGCAGTTGAAGTCGAGTCATGCGATGGGCCGCGTTCACCAGAACGCGGACACCGAGGAATACAAGACGAGGATCGAGGCGATCAACTTCTCGCTCGCGCACGACGACGGCCAGTCGAACCGCAACCTCGCCGACGCCGACGTGATCCTGATCGGCGTGTCGCGCAGCGGCAAGACGCCGACGAGCCTGTATCTCGCGATGCAGTATGGCGTGAAGGCGGCGAACTATCCGCTGATTCCGGAAGACTTCGAGCGCGGCAAGCTGCCCACGCCGCTCAATCCGCATCGCGACAAGCTGTTCGGGCTGTCGATCGATCCGATGCGCCTCTCGGAGATCCGCAACGAGCGCCGCCCCGGCAGCAAGTACGCGGCGCCCGAGAACTGCCGCTACGAAATCAACGAGGCGGAAGCGATGATGCGGCGCGAATGCGTCAAATGGCTGTCGTCGACGCACAAGTCGATCGAGGAAATCGCGACGACGATCCTGCAGGAAATCAAGCTCGAGCGGCAGTCGTATTGA
- a CDS encoding NfeD family protein yields MVSGQFFWWIGVGVFVVAELLTGTFYLLMIALGFFAGGLVHLAGAPAAWQFAAAALVAIVAVIALRRSGLGRKQKRDASANPDVNIDIGATIAVRHWHDRRARAQYRGAQWDVELAAGEREDAHLYEVRAVRGNCLIVAAKPSA; encoded by the coding sequence ATGGTATCGGGGCAGTTTTTCTGGTGGATCGGCGTCGGTGTGTTCGTCGTCGCGGAACTGCTGACGGGAACGTTCTACCTGCTGATGATCGCGCTCGGCTTTTTCGCGGGCGGCCTCGTGCATCTCGCGGGCGCGCCCGCCGCCTGGCAGTTCGCCGCAGCGGCGCTCGTCGCGATCGTCGCCGTGATTGCGTTGAGGCGCTCGGGGCTCGGCCGCAAGCAGAAGCGCGACGCCTCCGCGAATCCCGACGTCAACATCGATATCGGCGCGACGATCGCGGTCAGGCATTGGCACGATCGCCGGGCGCGTGCGCAGTATCGGGGCGCGCAGTGGGACGTCGAGCTCGCCGCCGGCGAGCGCGAGGACGCGCATCTGTACGAGGTGCGCGCGGTGCGCGGCAACTGCCTGATCGTTGCCGCGAAGCCGTCGGCTTAA
- the lpxB gene encoding lipid-A-disaccharide synthase — MAFQPTPLRIALVAGEPSGDLLGASLLGGLHAQLPASSRYYGIGGPRMTAVDFDAHWPMEKLAVRGYVEALRHIPEILRIRGELKRQLLAEPPDAFVGIDAPDFNFGLEQALRGAGIPTIHFVCPSIWAWRGGRIKKIVKAVDHMLCLFPFEPELLGKAGVAATFVGHPLADEIPLEPDTHGARIALGLPDSGPVIAVLPGSRRSEIELIGPTFFDAMELMRQREPGVRFVVPAATPALRELLRPLVDAHPLLPVTLTEGRAQVAMTAADAILVKSGTVTLEAALLKKPMVISYKVPWLTGQIMRRQGYLPYVGLPNILAGRFVVPELLQHFATPDALADATLTQLRDDANRRTLTDIFTDMHLALRQNTAQRAAEAVARVIDSRKPR, encoded by the coding sequence ATGGCGTTCCAACCCACACCGCTGCGCATCGCGCTCGTCGCGGGCGAACCGTCGGGCGACCTGCTCGGCGCGTCGCTCCTCGGCGGGCTGCACGCGCAGTTGCCCGCATCGTCCCGCTATTACGGGATCGGCGGGCCGCGCATGACCGCCGTGGATTTCGACGCGCACTGGCCGATGGAAAAGCTCGCGGTGCGCGGCTACGTCGAGGCGCTCAGGCACATTCCCGAAATCCTGCGCATTCGCGGCGAACTCAAGCGCCAGTTGCTCGCCGAGCCGCCCGACGCGTTCGTCGGCATCGACGCGCCCGATTTCAACTTCGGCCTCGAGCAGGCGTTGCGCGGCGCCGGCATTCCGACGATCCACTTCGTCTGTCCGTCGATCTGGGCGTGGCGCGGCGGCCGGATCAAGAAGATCGTCAAGGCCGTCGACCATATGCTGTGCCTGTTCCCGTTCGAGCCCGAGCTGCTCGGGAAGGCAGGCGTCGCGGCGACGTTCGTCGGCCATCCGCTCGCCGACGAGATCCCGCTCGAGCCCGACACGCACGGCGCGCGGATCGCGCTCGGTCTGCCGGACAGCGGCCCCGTGATCGCTGTGCTGCCGGGCAGCCGCCGCTCGGAGATCGAGCTGATCGGCCCGACGTTCTTCGACGCGATGGAACTGATGCGGCAGCGCGAGCCCGGCGTGCGCTTCGTCGTGCCGGCCGCGACGCCCGCGCTGCGCGAGCTGCTGCGGCCGCTCGTCGACGCGCACCCGTTGCTGCCGGTCACGCTGACCGAGGGCCGCGCGCAGGTCGCGATGACTGCGGCCGACGCGATCCTCGTGAAGAGCGGCACCGTGACGCTCGAAGCGGCGCTCCTCAAGAAGCCGATGGTGATCTCGTACAAGGTGCCGTGGCTTACCGGGCAGATCATGCGCCGGCAGGGCTATCTGCCGTACGTCGGACTGCCGAACATCCTCGCGGGCCGCTTCGTCGTGCCCGAGCTGCTGCAGCATTTCGCGACGCCCGACGCGCTCGCCGACGCGACGCTCACGCAATTGCGCGACGATGCGAACCGCCGCACCCTCACCGACATTTTCACCGACATGCATCTCGCGTTGCGCCAGAACACCGCGCAGCGCGCGGCCGAGGCCGTCGCGCGCGTGATCGACAGCAGGAAGCCGCGCTGA
- the fabZ gene encoding 3-hydroxyacyl-ACP dehydratase FabZ: MSTEKINFDIHKILTLLPHRYPILLVDRVLELEPHKSIKALKNVTVNEPFFTGHFPKRPVMPGVLIIEALAQAAALLTFAEAEPKDPENTLYYFVGIDNARFKRVVEPGDQLILNVTFERYIRGIWKFKAVAEVDGKVAAEAELMCTVKTADAAP; the protein is encoded by the coding sequence ATGAGCACTGAAAAAATCAACTTCGACATTCACAAGATCCTCACGCTGCTGCCGCACCGCTATCCGATTCTGCTCGTCGATCGCGTGCTCGAACTCGAACCGCACAAGTCCATCAAAGCGTTGAAGAACGTGACGGTCAACGAGCCGTTCTTCACCGGCCACTTCCCGAAGCGGCCGGTGATGCCGGGCGTGCTGATCATCGAGGCGCTCGCGCAGGCGGCCGCACTCCTCACGTTCGCGGAGGCCGAGCCGAAGGACCCGGAGAACACGCTGTACTACTTCGTCGGCATCGACAACGCGCGCTTCAAGCGCGTCGTCGAGCCGGGCGACCAGTTGATCCTGAACGTGACGTTCGAGCGCTACATTCGCGGCATCTGGAAGTTCAAGGCCGTCGCGGAAGTGGACGGCAAGGTCGCGGCGGAAGCCGAGCTGATGTGCACGGTCAAGACGGCCGACGCGGCGCCCTGA
- a CDS encoding SPFH domain-containing protein — translation MDSLIVWAVLLVIAFVIVSQTVKIVPQQHAWVLERFGRYHATLSPGLNIVLPFVDRIAYRHVLKEIPLDVPSQICITRDNTQLQVDGVLYFQVTDPMKASYGSSNFVLAITQLAQTTLRSVIGKLELDKTFEERDFINHSIVSALDEAASNWGVKVLRYEIKDLTPPKEILHAMQAQITAEREKRALIAASEGRKQEQINLASGAREAAIQKSEGERQAAINQAQGEAAAILAVAEANAQAIQKIAQAIQSQGGMDAVNLKVAEQYVGAFGNLAKTGNTLIVPSNLSDLSTAIASALTIVNRGAPGAAGLGASKG, via the coding sequence ATGGATTCGTTGATCGTCTGGGCGGTGCTGCTCGTCATCGCTTTCGTGATCGTGTCGCAGACGGTGAAGATCGTGCCGCAGCAGCACGCGTGGGTGCTCGAGCGCTTCGGCCGCTATCACGCGACGCTGTCGCCGGGCCTGAACATCGTGCTGCCGTTCGTCGACCGGATCGCGTACCGGCACGTGCTGAAGGAGATCCCGCTCGACGTGCCGAGCCAGATCTGCATCACGCGCGACAACACGCAGTTGCAGGTCGACGGCGTGCTGTACTTCCAGGTCACCGATCCGATGAAGGCGTCGTACGGTTCGAGCAACTTCGTGCTCGCGATCACGCAGCTCGCGCAGACCACGCTGCGCTCGGTGATCGGCAAGCTCGAGCTCGACAAGACCTTCGAGGAGCGCGATTTCATCAATCACAGCATCGTGTCGGCGCTCGACGAGGCGGCGTCGAACTGGGGCGTGAAGGTGCTGCGCTACGAGATCAAGGATCTGACGCCGCCCAAGGAGATCCTGCACGCGATGCAGGCGCAGATCACCGCGGAGCGCGAGAAGCGCGCGCTGATCGCCGCGTCCGAAGGGCGCAAGCAGGAGCAGATCAACCTCGCGTCGGGCGCGCGCGAGGCGGCGATCCAGAAGTCGGAAGGCGAGAGGCAGGCGGCGATCAACCAGGCGCAGGGCGAGGCGGCCGCGATTCTCGCGGTGGCCGAGGCGAACGCGCAGGCGATTCAGAAGATTGCGCAGGCGATCCAGTCGCAGGGCGGGATGGACGCGGTGAACCTGAAGGTCGCCGAGCAATACGTCGGCGCGTTCGGCAACCTCGCGAAGACGGGCAACACGCTGATCGTGCCGTCGAACCTGTCGGATCTGAGCACGGCGATCGCGTCGGCGCTGACGATCGTGAACCGCGGCGCGCCGGGCGCGGCCGGCCTGGGCGCGAGCAAGGGCTGA
- the rnhB gene encoding ribonuclease HII codes for MATTRKLRGGADGAAQPALDFDAPGEIVCGVDEAGRGPLAGPVVAAAVVLDPARPIVGLDDSKALSAKKRERLFDEIVAHALGYCIASASVEEIDTLNILHATMLAMKRAVEGLAVRPTLAKIDGNRCPALAIRSEAIVGGDALVPSISAASILAKVTRDRMLVELHQQFPMYGFDAHAGYGTPQHLAALRAHGPCEHHRRSFAPVRAAFDLIR; via the coding sequence ATGGCGACGACTCGCAAACTCCGCGGCGGCGCCGATGGCGCGGCCCAGCCCGCGCTCGATTTCGACGCGCCGGGCGAGATCGTCTGCGGCGTCGACGAAGCCGGACGCGGCCCGCTCGCCGGGCCCGTCGTCGCGGCGGCCGTCGTGCTCGATCCGGCGCGGCCGATCGTGGGCCTCGACGATTCGAAGGCGCTGTCCGCGAAGAAGCGCGAGCGGCTCTTCGACGAAATCGTCGCGCATGCGCTCGGGTACTGCATCGCATCGGCGAGCGTCGAGGAAATCGACACCCTCAACATCCTGCACGCGACGATGCTCGCGATGAAGCGCGCGGTCGAAGGGCTCGCGGTGCGGCCGACGCTCGCGAAAATCGACGGCAACCGCTGCCCGGCGCTTGCGATCCGCAGCGAAGCGATCGTCGGCGGCGACGCGCTCGTGCCGAGCATCTCGGCCGCGTCGATTCTCGCGAAGGTCACGCGCGACCGGATGCTCGTCGAGCTGCATCAGCAATTCCCGATGTACGGATTCGATGCGCATGCGGGCTACGGCACGCCGCAGCATCTCGCCGCCTTGCGCGCGCATGGGCCGTGCGAGCATCACCGCCGCTCGTTCGCGCCCGTGCGCGCCGCATTCGATCTGATTCGATGA
- a CDS encoding type II toxin-antitoxin system RatA family toxin: MADVQKTVLIRHSAEQMFDLVTDVADYPNFLPWCGGVEIRRRDETGMEARIDINFKGIKQHFATHNTQQRPTRIDMEFADGPFRKFTGYWRFTPLRADACKIEFALHYEFSSIILEKIIGPVFTHIANTFVESFVKRADQRYGKG, translated from the coding sequence ATGGCAGATGTCCAGAAAACCGTATTGATCCGCCATTCGGCGGAACAGATGTTCGACCTCGTCACCGACGTGGCCGATTACCCGAACTTCCTGCCCTGGTGCGGCGGCGTCGAGATTCGCCGCCGCGACGAAACCGGGATGGAGGCGCGGATCGACATCAATTTCAAGGGCATCAAGCAGCATTTCGCGACCCACAACACGCAACAGCGCCCGACCCGGATCGACATGGAGTTCGCCGACGGGCCGTTTCGCAAGTTCACCGGCTACTGGCGCTTCACGCCGCTGCGCGCGGACGCGTGCAAGATCGAGTTCGCGCTGCACTACGAGTTCTCGAGCATCATCCTCGAGAAGATCATCGGTCCCGTGTTCACGCACATCGCGAATACGTTCGTCGAATCGTTCGTGAAGCGCGCCGATCAGCGCTACGGCAAGGGGTGA